A single Drosophila ananassae strain 14024-0371.13 chromosome 3L, ASM1763931v2, whole genome shotgun sequence DNA region contains:
- the LOC6495035 gene encoding protein clueless, which produces MALETDAKNSNAVAPGDAATVATTKAKENNSSAGKKQQQQQQPNQNQNLVNGNGNAADGPAAKKKGKKNRNKSPPEPAAEPVEASLSNGHAEKTTSEEGGDTAAPDTNANVGEKSEDGGGAAPGSELETEDIDLDALHEVGITVNISSPGADILSVQLSSMELVQEIHQLLMDREETCHRTCFSLQLDNVTLDNFAELKTIEQLEQGSTIRVVEEPYTMREARIHVRHVRDLLKNLDPADAYNGIDCTSLTYLNTITQGDLLDKKKTRPDSVDCTPPEYVTPGVSEPPLLPLHPNIKNAKGPQALKVLTTSAWNPPPGPRKLHGDLMYLYVVTMEDKRFHISACSKGFYINQSTDDTFNPKPDNPSHLSHSLIDLLSHISPSFRRAFQTIQKRRTTRHAFERVATPYQVYQWASPVLEHTVDAIRAEDAFSSKLGYEEHIPGQTRDWNEELQTTRELPRKTLPERLLRERAIFKVHGDFVTAATRGAMAVIDGNVLAINPGEDAKMQMFIWNNIFFSLGFDVRDHYKELGGDAAAFVAPRYDLHGVRVYNAVDVEGLYTLGTVVIDYRGYRVTAQSIIPGILEREQEQSVVYGSIDFGKTVLSHPKYLDLLRQAGKHLKILPHAVLNERDEPVELCSSVECKGIIGNDGRHYILDLLRTFPPDVNFLKLPEVQLSKELVDMGFPIEHRHKLCCLRQELLEAFIEDRYVSFIRIAAVHLQQLNAKKQSEKTEEKALPALEEAEKESSETKEAEAEKPVEKKEEEKQQPSSNETKTAEAMVNAIREAQSNVATSNEVQAAEVVKRACAAVGSLKEKEFDFRFNPDVFSNGIRHVDGEEGTCSSLAKQKVLVQDAAEFLVVKQIPAFIKEHLAHSSPPIDGQSLTESLHSHGINVRYLGKVIKLLAQMPRMDYLHRIAVLELIVRATKHIYYTYMQNTEPLHLSAAISHFLNCLLTTGPVNPAVSSEEAHKKRSNGNKHNKHKSKGNKQQASGNQNGSSAGSSSGGSSSSSDWTLVTPRSLWQQIRREAKSYWDWELDCDSIETAVSKYGILRISLLRAFCLKVGIQVLLREYNFESKHKPTFGDEDIVNVFPVVKHISPRATDAYNFYTTGQAKIQQGMFKEGYELISEALNLLNNVFGAMHQENGSCLRMLARLSYLLGDAQDALAIQQRAVIMSERVNGIDHPSTILEYTHLSLYSFANGHVGMSLKLLYRARYLMVLICGEDHPEVALIDSNISLILHALGEYELSLRFIEHALKLNIKYFGSKAMHVAFSYHLMARTQSCMGDFRSALNNEKETYSIYKSQVGEKHEKTRDSAECLRLLTQQAVLLQRKMNDIYSNGKLTSDLPPIHITPPSMGSVLDMLNTINGILFVQISQKDIVKVRSEIEKHFKANSAENEVNDAIKSIVAAANNNGDTEAETKDATKDNKDLAGASTQLTNGDKDAETAVASS; this is translated from the exons GCAAGAAGAACCGCAACAAAAGCCCCCCTGAACCCGCCGCAGAACCCGTGGAAGCTTCTCTGAGCAACGGACATGCCGAGAAGACAACATCTGAGGAGGGTGGTGACACCGCCGCTCCCGACACCAACGCCAATGTGGGAGAGAAGTCAGAGGatggaggaggagcagcaccCGGCTCCGAACTGGAAACGGAGGACATCGATCTGGATGCCCTGCATGAGGTGGGAATTACAGTGAATATTAGTAGTCCTGGTGCCGATATCCTCTCCGTTCAACTGTCCAGCATGGAGCTGGTGCAGGAGATCCATCAGTTGCTGATGGACCGCGAGGAGACCTGCCATCGTACCTGCTTTTCACTGCAGTTGGATAACGTGACGCTGGACAACTTCGCCGAGCTGAAGACCATCGAACAGCTGGAGCAGGGATCAACTATCAGAGTGGTGGAGGAGCCCTACACAATGCGCGAGGCCCGCATCCATGTGCGCCACGTACGCGATCTTCTCAAGAACTTGGACCCCGCAGACGCGTACAATGGCATTGACTGCACATCGCTGACTTACCTAAACACGATCACCCAGGGCGACTTGCTGGACAAGAAGAAGACGCGTCCCGATTCGGTGGACTGCACACCTCCGGAATATGTGACACCAGGCGTCTCTGAGCCTCCACTTCTTCCACTCCACCCGAACATTAAGAACGCCAAGGGACCGCAGGCTCTCAAGGTGCTCACCACATCCGCCTGGAACCCGCCACCTGGTCCCCGGAAGCTGCACGGTGATCTAATGTATCTGTATGTGGTCACAATGGAGGACAAGCGGTTCCACATCTCTGCCTGCTCCAAAGGCTTCTACATCAATCAGTCAACGGACGACACCTTCAACCCCAAGCCCGATAATCCCAGCCACCTGAGCCACTCGTTGATCGACCTTCTCTCCCACATATCGCCCTCGTTCCGACGTGCCTTCCAAAcaattcagaaacggcgtaccacgCGACATGCCTTCGAGCGTGTGGCCACCCCATACCAGGTGTACCAATGGGCATCACCCGTACTGGAGCACACTGTGGACGCTATTCGGGCCGAGGATGCCTTTAGTTCTAAGCTGGG CTACGAGGAGCACATCCCCGGACAGACGCGCGATTGGAACGAGGAGCTGCAGACGACGCGGGAACTGCCACGCAAGACACTGCCAGAGCGATTGCTTCGCGAGCGGGCCATCTTTAAGGTGCACGGTGACTTTGTGACTGCTGCCACGAGAGGCGCCATGGCGGTTATCGACGGCAACGTCCTGGCCATCAATCCCGGCGAGGATGCCAAGATGCAGATGTTCATCTGGAACAATATCTTCTTCTCCCTGGGCTTCGACGTTCGTGATCATTACAAGGAGCTTGGTGGCGATGCAGCGGCGTTTGTGGCGCCACGCTATGACCTCCACGGCGTCCGGGTATACAACGCCGTGGACGTGGAGGGCCTCTACACACTGGGCACAGTGGTGATTGACTATCGGGGCTATCGCGTCACAGCCCAGTCCATCATCCCCGGAATCTTGGAGCGAGAACAGGAACAGAGCGTGGTGTACGGCTCAATTGACTTCGGCAAGACTGTCCTGAGCCACCCCAAGTACTTGGATCTGCTGCGGCAGGCGGGAAAGCACCTCAAGATCTTACCCCACGCGGTGCTCAACGAGCGGGACGAGCCTGTGGAGCTGTGCTCCTCCGTGGAGTGCAAGGGCATCATCGGCAACGACGGCCGGCACTACATCCTCGACTTGTTGCGCACCTTCCCTCCAGATGTTAACTTCCTGAAGCTGCCGGAGGTTCAGCTCAGCAAGGAGCTGGTGGACATGGGCTTCCCCATCGAGCATCGTCACAAGCTGTGCTGCCTGCGCCAGGAGCTGCTCGAGGCCTTCATCGAAGACCGCTATGTGAGCTTCATCCGCATCGCAGCTGTGCACCTGCAGCAGCTAAACGCCAAAAAGCAGTCGGAAAAGACGGAGGAGAAAGCACTTCCTGCTCTGGAGGAGGCCGAGAAGGAATCGAGTGAAACCAAGGAAGCCGAAGCGGAGAAACCTGTTGAGAAGAAAGAGGAGGAGAAGCAGCAGCCCAGTTCGAACGAGACAAAGACTGCCGAGGCCATGGTGAATGCCATCCGCGAGGCGCAGTCCAATGTGGCAACCTCCAACGAGGTGCAGGCCGCCGAGGTGGTTAAGCGGGCATGTGCCGCCGTCGGCTCCCTTAAGGAGAAGGAGTTCGACTTCCGGTTCAATCCCGATGTCTTTTCGAACGGCATCCGGCATGTGGACGGCGAAGAGGGCACATGCAGCTCGTTGGCCAAGCAGAAGGTCCTCGTGCAGGATGCCGCCGAGTTCCTGGTGGTCAAGCAGATTCCCGCCTTCATCAAGGAGCACCTTGCTCACTCCTCGCCACCAATCGATGGCCAGAGCCTCACCGAGTCTCTGCACAGTCACGGAATCAACGTCCGTTACCTGGGCAAGGTCATCAAATTGCTGGCTCAAATGCCTCGCATGGACTACCTGCACCGGATCGCCGTGCTCGAGCTGATCGTGCGCGCCACCAAGCACATCTACTACACCTACATGCAGAATACGGAGCCGCTGCACTTGTCTGCCGCCATCAGCCACTTTCTGAACTGCTTGCTGACCACGGGACCCGTCAATCCGGCGGTTAGCAGCGAGGAGGCCCACAAGAAGcgcagcaacggcaacaagCACAACAAACACAAGTCGAAGGGCAACAAGCAGCAGGCCTCCGGCAACCAAAACGGCAGCTCTGCTGGTTCCTCATCTGGTGGCTCGTCCTCATCCTCCGACTGGACGCTTGTAACGCCGCGATCGCTGTGGCAGCAGATCCGGCGCGAGGCCAAGAGTTACTGGGACTGGGAGCTCGACTGCGACTCCATTGAGACCGCCGTTAGCAAGTATGGCATCCTGCGAATCAGTCTGCTGCGCGCCTTCTGCCTCAAAGTTGGAATTCAGGTGCTGCTGCGCGAATACAACTTCGAGTCGAAGCACAAGCCCACCTTCGGTGATGAGGATATTGTTAATGTGTTCCCGGTGGTTAAGCACATCAGTCCACGAGCCACAGACGCCTACAACTTCTACACCACGGGCCAGGCGAAGATCCAACAGGGAATGTTCAAGGAGGGCTACGAGCTTATCAGCGAGGCCCTGAACTTGCTCAACAATGTATTTGGAGCAATGCATCAGGAGAACGGCTCCTGTCTGCGGATGCTGGCCAGGCTGAGCTATTTGCTGGGCGATGCTCAGGACGCACTGGCCATCCAGCAGCGGGCGGTAATCATGAGCGAACGGGTCAACGGCATAGACCACCCATCAACTATTTTGGAATAT ACACACTTGTCACTCTATTCGTTTGCCAATGGACATGTTGGAATGTCCCTTAAATTGTTGTATAGGGCGCGTTATCTAATGGTGTTGATCTGCGGTGAGGACCATCCGGAGGTGGCACTGATCGAC aGCAACATTAGTTTAATTTTGCACGCGTTAGGAGAGTATGAGCTGTCGCTGCGATTCATTGAGCATGCCCTGAAGCTCAACATTAAGTACTTCGGCAGCAAGGCCATGCACGTGGCGTTCAGCTACCACTTGATGGCACGCACCCAGTCCTGTATGGGCGACTTCCGCTCTGCGCTTAATAACGAAAAGGAGACGTACTCCATTTACAAGTCACAG GTCGGTGAGAAGCACGAGAAGACCCGCGATTCTGCAGAGTGCCTCCGCCTTCTCACCCAGCAGGCGGTTCTATTGCAGCGCAAGATGAACGACATCTATTCCAATGGCAAGCTCACCAGCGACCTGCCGCCCATCCACATCACTCCACCTTCAATGGGCTCGGTGTTGGATATGCTCAACACCATCAACGGTATTCTGTTTGTACAGATTAG CCAAAAGGACATTGTGAAGGTGCGCAGTGAGATCGAGAAGCATTTCAAGGCAAACAGTGCCGAAAATGAGGTAAACGATGCCATCAAATCAATTGTGGCTGCTGCCAACAACAATGGCGACACCGAAGCAGAGACGAAGGATGCCACTAAGGACAATAAGGATCTGGCTGGTGCCAGCACGCAGCTAACGAATGGCGATAAAGACGCAGAAACTGCAGTTGCTTCAAGTTGA